In Solanum lycopersicum chromosome 3, SLM_r2.1, the genomic stretch TTGTGGAGTTGACGAAAATTAAATCCGGAATTTACTAAGGACAAAGTTATCTTTTCACCATAGTATTTCCGAATTAATTTTAAGGTTATATTAGGGGTAAAACCGAATCCGAAATAAGTTTTGGAAAAACCTAGAACGCTTAGGGTTTGGgagaagaatgaaaaagaagacgagaaaagaggagaaaggagaagaagaagcaaaaacACCAAGAAACGTTGCGTGGATTTCGTCCGGGGTGATACCTTTAAGGTATGTGTATCTTTTGTATGGGGTTACTTAGCTCTCACACCAAGCTATTCAATTCAACAAATTTATAGGCTATTTCATGTTAGAAATTaatatcttaaaaaaaatttgatttcacGTTGATTGGATTGTTGACTGCCATTGTTGGTTTGATTATTGTTTATTCGACTTATTTTATGGTGAATTCAGTATCTTTGTTAGTACTAAGGGTTGCCCACGTATAGTGAAAGAACTGGGAAGTTTTTCAGAGTTTGGAGATGGAAAAGAGTTGAAAAATTCATTCGACGCACTAAGGTAGGGGCAGGCGCGGCGGGCCTGCAGTATGAAATTGGCCTAAGTCAACCAGGGCTAGCGTGGTGTGCCGCCTATGCACCCAAACTAGGCCTTACTCAACTGAGTTTGGCGTGGCGTGCCACCAGTACGCCCAATTTGGAATTTTTCATCTAGTTTTTGTAGTTTACCCTTTTATGTCTTTCCAATGTACATTAACATCTTCCAATGATTCTAACTACATTAAATGATATCGAAATAACTAGAAATCACCCAAGGAACTCAAACCgaaaccttgaatccataaatcAATCAAGGGAAGCCAAGATCAAAGTTAAAGAAGTTATGAGTCAAGTTTAAAAGCTAcgaagcaagtcaaagtgagtTCTTAAAGTCTTGAAAGAGTCttaaacattaattttatatattacttAAGGCTCAAGTTACAAGTCGAGCAAGGAGAAAAGAGTTGAGctcatttctcaaaagctataaggggactaagtattccctaagggtttataaatgtttcacatttaagttaaaacGAAACAAagagttccaaaagagtttcgaactaaaaggggaacattgattccaaaaagGAGCTTTTCAAAAGCTAAAgggttcagtaaattatctAGACCAAAAGgaaggaagttttattaaaagtatgagctaaagtatgttttgggagtagtattgagccgCGATATAGGGAAAATAGTTCATGTTAAATCAAGTCTCCATGTAGCAATGACGCCATCATGGGAATGAtggatcatactttttatatgatcACGTAAGTTTATCTAGTGGAACTACTAATCTAAGTAAGGTCTTGTACCGATGGAAAGGAATACGATAGTTCTGGCATTGTGGGAAAgatgttgtatcaccacttaggctcatagtggcagttgtcggttagagaaactcccacataaATTGTATTACATTCATATACaaataatgttatatatatatatatatatatatatatatatatcatatcatgatgcagatgtaggtaaccaggatcagtaTGCAGCGATTCATTAATCCAAATTGAGCTCCAGTGTCAGTGATGATCCTCATTGCATTCCGGATgacatctatttcatttactttagtAGTTTAGTTTTAGTATGTTATGGGGGTTGTACCACATCCATCTCcgtcagtttagaggcttcatagacaaggtcGTAGTTTAGTTTAagtctcatttattttatactttGTATATTTAAGTCATCTTAAAATGATTCTTTAAATTATGTGTCTGAGATGAGTAAGTCTTTCGCAGAGTTAAGAATTTCAGTTCAAGGGTTCTCTTAGGGGGCAaaaatggtcttcgagtgccagTATCGTCAGGGTGTAGGCTTGGtgcgtgacaaacttggtatcacaaCATAGAGTTCAAGAGTTCTAGGGAATTAGTCATCGGTATTGAAGCACACCACATCTTTGATTAGGAGGCTACAACATTTAAGAATGTTTCACttatttcatattcttttcttaaaataGAGTTTATCGATaaaactctctctctctaattTGTGCTTACACGTATTTTAAGATTTAACATTCCTCCACAATGAGAAGTCAGAGGTCGACCAGCCCATATAAAAGTTGAGGAAAATGTGGTACAAATGCACCGGATGTGCAACCCCAAGGAGAGGTTACAAATGACTAATTTCGGGAATCTGTCCAGATTAAGTCATGTAGTAACCAATCAAGTCGGGCAACAGAAGCTCGATGACAAGGCGTTGACACCTCGAGTGTTTATGAATTcttgagaatgaatcctcctagtTTCATTGGTTCAAGCACTACTGAGGATCCGGAAAACTTTGTGGAAGAGTTGAAGAAAGTGTTTGAGGTAATGCATGTGGTTGATACTGAGAAGGTTGAATTAGCCGCATATCAACTAAAGTGTGTGACTAGAACCTTGTTTGATCAATGGATGGATGGGAGAGTTGAGGGTACACCACATCCAAGTTGGGCTTGTTTAGAAGAAGCCTTCTTAGGGAGGTTCTTTCCCCGAGAATTGAAGGAAGCAAAAATATGGGAGTTCCTCACTTTGAAATAGGAATTTATGATTGTTCATAAGTATGGGTTAAAGTTCACTCAACATTCTCACCATGCCCTGGAAATGGTGAAGGACATGAGGAGCAGAATGAGCTTGTTTGTTACCGCATTAGGTAGTGCTTCAGGCAAAAAAGTTAGGGCTACAATGTGGATTAGTGATATGGACATATCCAGGATTATGGTCTATGTGCAAAAAGTTGAAGAGGAGAAGCTGAGGGACCTAGAATAATACAAAAACAAGAAAGCAAAGACTGGGAATAAGATTGAGCAGAAGAAAGACAGCTCAAGTCAACCACAATTTCAAATATCAAAGGGGCATGCCCCATCATCTTTTAGTGCACCTACGCCCAGAAACGGAGGTGAGTATAATGGAAAGAATTCACATCACTTCAATGCTAGACCAGCGCAACCCCAAGGTAGTTTGGTAAAAGGAGGTAGTAGAATTTTTGCATATGATAAATGTGATAGAACCCGCCCTTGTAGATGTCGTAATGGCCAGACAGGTTGTTTCAAGTGTAGTAAAGAGGGTCACTTCAGGAGAGAGTTCCCCAAGAATAAGCAAGGTGGTGGAAATTTAGGAAATAGAGCTCATTCTTCAGCAGCTGCTCCACCAGACGGGGCTGCACCTAGGAGAGCTACTTCTGGTACTAGTAGAGGAACAAATCGCTTGTATTCTCTCAATCATCGCCAACAACAAGACAACTCTCCACATGTTGTCAcgggtatgatcaaagtctttgatttttatgtttatgctttgatagacccaaaataattttatcttttgtaaacCCTTATGTTTCAAATCAGTTTGATATTCTTTTCGAAAAACTTTGTGAACCTTTTTGTGTTCCTACACCTGTTGGGGAGTTTGTTCTGGTGGAAagaatttatcatgattttccTATTTCAATCAATCACAAGAGCACCATGGCTGATTTAATAGAGTTAGACATGCtggattttgatgtcattctaggtccGAAACGGATCCATGcatgttatgcatcaatagattgcaAAACATGAGTTGTCAAGTTTTAGATTCCTAATGAGCTAGTCATAGAGTGGACTAGTAGTTCAACAGTGACTAAGGGTTGTTTCATTTTGTATCTTAAAGCAAGGAAGTTAATTTCTAAGGGGTGTATCTATAGCTTAGTCTGAGTTAATGACGCAAGTTTAGAGGTACCTTCCCTTCAGTCAGTGCCTATAGTCagtgagtttccagaagtctttcCTGATAATCTTCTCGGAGTCCCTCCCGAAAGAGAGAGAAACTTTAGCATAGACATTATCCCATATACTATTCCTATCTCTATTGAGCAATACATAATGGAACCAACAGAGTTAAAAGATCTAAGATAACAAATAAAGGATTTTTTAGATAAAGTcttcattcgaccaagtgtctcattGGGGCGCTTCAGTCTTGTTTGTTAGGAAAAAGGATGGGTCCCCTAGGATGTGTATTTACTACCTACAATTGAATATACCGTCAATAATAAATATCCTtcccaaggatagatgatctcTTCGATCAACTTCAGTGTGCTTCTTGCTTTTCCAAGATTGACCTCATATAAGGCTATCATAAGTTGAAAgtaagggaatgtgatattccaaagacaacttttaaAATAAGGTATGGGCACTAAGAATTTTTGGTTATGTACTTTGGTTTGACAAATGCACCTCCAATGTTCATGGATCTTATAAAcagagtcttcaaaccttatttagatcaGTTTGTCATCGTCTTCGTGTATAAGATACTGATTTATGCATGGAATggagaagatcatgctagtcacctaAGGATTGCTCTTCAGACTTTGAGagataaatagatatatttcatgttctccaagtgtgagttttgtcttaAGTCTGTGGTATTCTTAGATCACATTGTTTCTGGTGAAGGGATAAAAGTTGACAATCAGAAGATTGAAGCAGTTCATAGTTTGCCTAGACACATATCTCCAACAGATATAAAGAGTTTCTTGGGTGTGGCAGGCTATTATTGGAGATTTGTTGAAGTATTCTCATCTATATCATATCGTATGACCAAGTTAACTTAGAAAACAGTCAGGATTCAATGGTCTAAAGCTAGTGATAAAAGCTTTCAGGgattgaaaaagagattgactACCGCACCAGTTTTGGCCTTACTagagggtactcaaggttttttggtgtattgtgatgcatcgaGAGTTGGAttgggttgtgtgttgatgcagaataacaaggttatagcttattcTTCCAGACAGTTAAAGATTCATCAGCAGAATTATCAaactcatgacttagaattgGTTGCAGTAGTGTTTTTGCTTCAAAGATATGGTGTTACtacttatatggtgttcatgttgatgtattcaCTAATCACAAGagcctccaatatgtgttcactcagaatGAACTTAACCTCAGACAAAGAAGGTAGGTGGAATTACaaaaggattatgatatgagtgtttttaccacccaggtaaggctaatgtggttgttgatgccttAAGTAGTTTGTTCATGGGAAGTATTTCCcatattgaagaagaaaagagaagttaGCTAAAGGTGTGCACAGACTCGCAGGTTTGGTAGTCACACTCCTGGATTCCACAAAAGGAGTCATAGTAGTGACCAATGGGGCTGAGTCATCATTAGTGACAGAAGTGAAAGAGTAGCAAAACCAAGACcctatttttcttgatttaaagGATAATGTCCATAACCAAAGAGTATTGACTTTTGAACAAGAGGAAGATGGTGTGCTAAAGTACCAATGCAGATTATGTGTAACTAAGatggatggactccaagagaggatcttGGAGAAGGCTTATAGCTCCAGATATTTCATTCATCCGTGTTCCACCAAGATGTCCCGCtatttgagagaggtatattaGTGGGAAGGCATGAAGAAAGATTTTTTTGAGTTTGTTGTCAAGtgcccaaattgccaacaagtaatgGTAGAGCACCAAATGCCTTGAGGTTTAGCtcataataaagaaattatgGAATAGAAGttggagatgattaatatggacttcatcataGGATTTCCAAGGTCTCGAAGGCAACACGATTCTATTTGGATAATTGTCGATGGAGTGACAAAGTCAGCCCATTTCTTGCCAGTAAAGACTACTTATTCTGCTAAGAAATATTCTAAGTTATACCTTCAAGAAGTTGTAAGACTTCATGAAGTTCCGATCTCCATTATTTCATATAGAGGAGCAAAATATACTGCTCAGTTCtggaaatctttccaaaaaGTTTAGGGTTCAAAGTGAATTTGTGTACTGCTTTTCCTCCTCAGATAGATGGACAAGCAAAGCGTACTATCCAAACCTTCGAAAAATTTTTGATATCTTGTGTGATCTACATCAAGTGAAATTTGGATGATCATATACCTCTTATTGAGTTCActtataacaatagttaccattcgagcatctaaatggctccatatgaagctctttatggagAAGATGTtgatctcctattgggtggttcgaAGTTGGCGAAGCATGGTTGACAGACACCATATAGTTAaccaagctatggagaaggtgaaagtgatCCAAAAAAGGTTAATGACGGCACAGAGTCGCAAAAAGTTCTATACAAATGTTAGGAGAAGACCTTTAGAATTTGAGGTAAATGATTGGGTGTATCTTAACGTTTCACCCAAGGAAGGAGTTATGGGGTTTGGTAATAAGGGGAACTTAGTCCCcggtatattggaccttataaaATCTCCAAGAGAGTGGAAAATatggcttatgagttggagttaACCCAAGAGTTAGCACTagttcatccggtgtttcatatttccatgttgaagaagtgatTGGGAGATCCTTCATTGATAATTCCAACAGAGAATTTGGGGAGTAAGGATAAATTATCATATGAAGAAATTCCATTTCAAATTTTGGATCATAAAGTTCGTAAGTTAAGGTTGTAGGAAGCTGCTTAGGTCCTTTGAAGGAACCAATTCGTTGAAGAAGCGACTTGGGAAGCTTAGGATGacatgaagaagagatatccacatctttttgaATCCGGAGAAACTGCAAATCAAGGTATAAAACTCTCTTCTTTGAAATTTATAAGGCTACGCATAAGCATGCTATTACTTGCTTTTGTTTGTTGAGTGTTGAAATGATGTTACTACccttagcttagtgaaagaattctcattcgaggacgaatctTCCCAAGTGGGAGATATTGTGACATCTTGTAACTTGAATTAACTAGGACTAAGCTAAGAAaccaagaataatcatttttggaacTAAGTAGGGAAATTTGCAAAATTTATAGctttcaaaagtgagttttggctaTTTTTAAACAACCATAAATTCTAGATCATAAGTGCAACAATGGTCTTCAATCGGAAATCCAACCCAGAATGTAGGATCAAGGCGTGACAAAATAAGatagaagatgcatgcttgaaaaagtttgtggtcgcaaagCTTTTACATTATAAAATGACAGATTTCAAAAATTGGACAAACAAGTGTAgaaacttcaacttattctccatgatctaaTTGCTAAGGACATGGTAGTTAATGAAGAGTTTCAACTGCATGCAATGATTGAGAAGTTACCTCTTTCATGGAAGGACTTttagaattatctaaagcacaaatGTAaggaaatgaagcttgaagatcttgtgattcctCTCGAAATTGAGCAAGCTACTAAGACCATCGAAAATAACTCTCATTACAGTTTGACAATAATTAG encodes the following:
- the LOC101268650 gene encoding uncharacterized protein, which gives rise to MNPPSFIGSSTTEDPENFVEELKKVFEVMHVVDTEKVELAAYQLKCVTRTLFDQWMDGRVEGTPHPSWACLEEAFLGRCRNGQTGCFKCSKEGHFRREFPKNKQGGGNLGNRAHSSAAAPPDGAAPRRATSGTSRGTNRLYSLNHRQQQDNSPHVVTDHIVSGEGIKVDNQKIEAVHSLPRHISPTDIKSFLGVAGYYWRFVEVFSSISYRMTKLT